The DNA sequence AAATTTTCCAGACATAATTTAAAATTACAACTCATTCTACAGGAATATGTTGAATAAAAAATTATCAGTCCTAATACTACGCCTTGACGGAATCATTTCTTAACTCTTTTAGTTTTTTACGAATCCGTTTTACAAAGGGTGAGTCATATTTCAAATTGAATTGATGCATTTCATAAAGCCATTCAAGCTTTTTACGGGGAGAAATCTTCATCCACCTTTTTAATTTCTCCTCTTGAGTTTTCCATTCAAAGTTCATGGTTTGCCTTTTAGTTTTTTGATGATTTTGAGTTCTTCGATATCCAGTTTATCAATCGCTCGACCCGCAGCCTTTTTCATCTTAATTAAATCATCCATGGAAATCAAAGGCACAACCAAACTTCCCACTTTAACCTTTAACTCTTTTTTACTCGCATTTTCGTAACAAACGGGCGAATGGATAATAATATCTACTTCTTTCATATCAGAATCTTTATAAAAATTAAAAGCCCTCATGTGCTTTTTCGAAATCCATTCATGCCGTGTATTTTTGTCAGCAATCTTCATGGGATCGAGAGGTTGTCGGACTTGATAGCCTTGTCTCTTTAAAATTTTTACCACCTTCGCCAAATTCTCATCACTCATCTCTACCAGAATATCCAAATCAAAGGTATTTCTCAAAGCACCATGAAGATTCAGGGCAATCCCTCCAACCAAGACATATTTGACATGCTGTTTTTGAAATTCTTTAAACACTTCTTCGTAAAGGATCATTTTAGGTGATTATACAATAAGCTGATTCATTTTGAGTTACCTTTTTTAGAGTCTCTTTAAGCCCTTCAAACCCTGCAAGCATCTCTACATTCTCCGAAAGACGAGCCAGGGCAACAGGAATATATTCTAAAAATTGTTTCTT is a window from the Chlamydiota bacterium genome containing:
- a CDS encoding nucleotidyltransferase family protein is translated as MILYEEVFKEFQKQHVKYVLVGGIALNLHGALRNTFDLDILVEMSDENLAKVVKILKRQGYQVRQPLDPMKIADKNTRHEWISKKHMRAFNFYKDSDMKEVDIIIHSPVCYENASKKELKVKVGSLVVPLISMDDLIKMKKAAGRAIDKLDIEELKIIKKLKGKP